From a region of the Oryza sativa Japonica Group chromosome 6, ASM3414082v1 genome:
- the LOC4341198 gene encoding uncharacterized protein, which yields MGNCLNPASKARRHGGMPPPEDMDEEEGWCYATPEPASATATATTTIGHLLREEEPAEEEDEEETAASAAAAAAAAAGVKVKVVLKRAELEWLMSQLKTGDRRLEDVLNQMATARALSSALSAAPPPPPHRAGDGWRPRLECILECHELAAT from the coding sequence ATGGGCAACTGCCTCAACCCGGCCTCCAAGgcgcgccgccacggcggcatgccgccgccggaggacatggacgaggaggaggggtggTGCTACGCGACGCccgagccggcctccgccactgccaccgccacgacgacgatcGGACACCTGCTGAGGGAAGAAGAaccggcagaggaggaggatgaagaggagacggctgcatcggcggcggcggcggcggcggcggcggcgggggtgaaGGTGAAGGTGGTCCTGAAGCGCGCCGAGCTGGAGTGGCTCATGTCCCAGCTCAAGACCGGCGACCGCCGCCTCGAGGACGTCCTCAACCAGATGgccaccgcccgcgccctctcctccgccctctccgccgcgccgccaccccctccccaccgcgccggcgacggGTGGCGCCCGCGGCTCGAGTGCATCCTCGAGTGCCACGAGCTCGCCGCCACCTGA